In Ignavibacteriales bacterium, the following proteins share a genomic window:
- a CDS encoding SRPBCC domain-containing protein, whose translation MKTKSFTIAASFPFSPEAVFTALTNVRQIAKWSGQNGKVQPTIGGKMELFDGWVKGIVLAYESGKRLSFTWKPSEWAKENKASIVTCHFKPTKTGTKLTLKHSGFPNDGERQSHKIGWTEFVFEPLNMYLTSKQI comes from the coding sequence ATGAAAACAAAATCATTCACCATCGCTGCATCGTTTCCATTTTCACCTGAAGCCGTATTCACGGCTCTCACAAATGTACGCCAGATAGCCAAATGGAGTGGTCAGAATGGGAAAGTACAACCGACTATCGGCGGAAAGATGGAACTGTTCGATGGCTGGGTAAAAGGAATAGTACTCGCGTACGAATCAGGCAAACGGCTTTCCTTCACATGGAAACCTTCGGAATGGGCGAAGGAAAACAAAGCATCTATCGTCACGTGTCACTTCAAACCGACAAAAACCGGAACGAAGCTCACCTTGAAACACTCAGGTTTTCCGAATGACGGCGAACGGCAAAGCCATAAAATTGGCTGGACTGAATTTGTATTCGAACCGTTGAACATGTATCTTACATCAAAACAAATATAA
- a CDS encoding DUF421 domain-containing protein yields the protein MWTFNISLLEVALRTVIVYAIVLAGIRLTGKREVGQMASFELVLILLLANAVQNAMTGPDTSLTGGVVGACTLLVTNAIVTRVSSRSRKLRTALEGTPTVLIHRGVVVKKNMEKEHIANEELEQALREHGISKFTDVGIAVLEVDGSISVLKKDELPSAVRPHHHIRFIVKNKS from the coding sequence ATGTGGACATTTAATATTTCACTCCTAGAAGTTGCGCTAAGAACTGTTATCGTGTATGCAATTGTACTGGCGGGAATTCGCCTCACGGGCAAGCGTGAAGTCGGGCAAATGGCATCATTTGAATTGGTGCTTATCTTGCTTCTGGCAAATGCTGTGCAGAACGCAATGACTGGCCCAGATACATCTCTTACTGGCGGCGTTGTTGGGGCATGCACGCTGCTCGTTACCAATGCAATCGTTACTCGAGTTTCTTCTCGCTCACGCAAATTGCGTACAGCACTTGAAGGAACACCAACGGTGCTCATACACAGGGGAGTTGTGGTTAAAAAGAATATGGAGAAAGAACACATCGCGAACGAAGAACTTGAACAGGCACTTCGTGAGCATGGCATTTCAAAATTTACAGATGTTGGCATTGCAGTGCTGGAAGTTGATGGATCCATCAGTGTACTGAAGAAAGATGAATTGCCCTCCGCAGTCCGCCCGCATCATCATATCCGATTTATTGTGAAAAATAAAAGCTAA